CCTACCCTAGAAAGGACATGTTACTATGAAAATccgttgaaattttcaaaatcggaccaacaataaaaaagttaggTTTTGAGCTTGAACATAGGGAAAGGGATCTACCGGAAATGACACGGGCCAGGTAAAAACCCTTCGATTGATCCTCCGCTATGACACCCTAGTGTCTAGAACCACATCCGGTTTGGACTTCCGGTCCCCAAAAGGGGTCGAAGAATTTGGACCCTTTACCTATAAAAAAACAAGTGGGTGGAGCACGGATTACATAGGATAATCCAAACGGGGTAATGTTTACAGACATCGACATACCTGGACGATCGCCTGATTTTCAAGGTGGCGGACAAGGAGGACAACTCCTTGTAAAGGGaagataatttataaaatgacGATTCACGTCAAAAAGGATTGCGCATGCGTAAACAATACGAAATACTCAGACTTTATCATAGGACGTTACTTAAAACTGGTTCCAAAGGTGGCTCCAAAGTGTGTATAAGGTGATTTCGGGTCGcgtcgcgaaatctattatctgattattactaaatggatttgattcaaactttgatgtatatataaaatcatcaagattaaaatctAAGATGTACACTATATCTCAGTGCTTActaaattgattttattcaaatttaaaataattgttccaccacatcaccaacatcatgtgacataaggtgcttaagtCTGACATAAAtctttatgaattatgtccccttttactttaattttaaggttgattttgatgtattttcactatatctcagtttttactaaatggatttgattcaaacttaaaatagatgttactactgaatggattttattcaaacttaaaacagatgttccgcctcatcacccacatcatgtgacacaaggtgcatggTACTCTGACGCCAATTtgtcttgaattatgtccccttttactaagaatgtaaggttaattttgatgtactttcactatatgtcattctgattggcttagaaccaaagggaagtaacccttttttaacttttatactgagtttcttccccttaaattccaggatttagtctatttttagaaattccatttttagattttcaatattcagtatgtttctaacttttttattataagtcctatacaaaaagtaaatacatttttctgtagTAACATAGGTCGGTAagtcacttttagtgtatctctaatattagagattttttttatatttacctcatccctaaTCCAGGGCACAtaactatactagtattacttatatgtggaagcacaggatgaagtactccagaGACGAGTAAACGTCTTTTTAAATATTGagctttttttgacattttatattattctaagtatttttaaggtttcttatggttgccattcttctgtgacaagaccttatggtgagggtatgagtcactcctgtgacagttctagtcaactttgtgtccgctccatatcttcttatCAACTAGATGGATTTTCATCCTTGCATCAATTGTTAACTTCCCGTATGTACAGCAAtatcttcaaggtcaagatcacaatgaaaGGCCAGAAGCCTTGGTCACAATATATTACTTACCGTGTATCAAAGAGGCGTCTTGTGGTATTATTCGCCTTTAGCTCTCATTTTGATTACTTTGTGATGTGATTTAGGGACAAAATCAAATCTGTATGTATGAGGTTTTCGACAAAACCGCGACTATGAAAAGCCAAAAGTTAAACAATTAACTAGCGAAGTGAATTGGATATATCATCACCGCCGTTTCGTACTTCTAGTTTTGACCACAGTTGTCGTATTTgaaattttagctcacctgagcatagaATACTTGGAGTAAGCTATTTCTTTGGTGATTTTATTCGAATGTAATTGAAATGCATTTCACATAGAAATCTTGTTGACAAGAGAGAAGAAAACTTCAGAAATGGATTATTAAAATAGTTCAAATTACTCGAAATCCCTAAAACCATGGCCACCAGAGCTACAACAAATATTCAAACAACATATGCTCCTAAGGTTCTGGTTgggttttgtaatattttacaaattgttttgAATGAACCGCTACCCAGAATGTTCCAATTCCATTTTTGTATtgtgtcacataaaaagaaaGGTGATAATGGTCTTCGTTGCTGACATTATGTTAAGTTAATTCTATTTTATCTGATTCGTCAAAACATGGTTGTCAAGAAATAAATTGATACAATTGTATTTTAGGCGATATTATGATAAACTTTAAAGctatctaggaacactggttaggttaactgcccgcagttacatgactgaaatactgttaaaaaacggcgttaaaacccaaaacaaaaaaaaaaacaaaaaaaaaacaaacttttaagctGCTGTGAAATTCAAATGTAGTGTCTAGGACAACCATGGCGCTTTATTGCATCGTTTGTTCGACTTTTTATAAGAGTCTTGCCGTTGTTTTGACTTTTCAACACTGAATTGTAGCAATATGTTTTTAATTGTGATGAATACCCTAACAAGACGCCAAATGTAACCTAATTGTAGGCGTTATGTTTTCGGTAAGATAAATGTCTTAATGTTTTATAAAGGTAACCAACACAAGAGGCACAAACTAAAACATTGATTTGTGccagtataaaaaaaacaaagacaaatatcaaacagggaatgccacgcgcCAAatacgcagcctccacaaaacgaagcccccagcacgcagacgcgtgcaccacacacacacacgcacgcgcgcgcacacaccaTACACAGACACAAgcacgtacacacacacaaaaccaacacataagtacaaaacgaacaaacaatggaacacagtggggcaccgccttggaacggtcagtggcaaaaacaccactgaagagcctaaaccggtttatggtgcgcacccaacctcactcttacccccaccatgttccaaaggcacgggacagtgtaaataaaagtaatcccctctaGGTATCGTCAATCTTAATAGTTAAGTTAAAAGTCATAGCCTTAGAATACTGAACAGCGACAGTTTTCTAATGACTGAAATAATATATCAACGAACAGCTAAAAAGATCCATTTTGATaccttatttacaaaatatacttaGTTAAATTTGAACTGGTTGAAATACATTTGCagtgtgttttaactttttaaatgtCTAATTCTTATAAATAGGCTGGAATCGAAAGGAGAAGACTAACTATAGCGTTGGAACCCGAAGCAGCTTCAATGTATTGTTGTCATCTACCAGTCGAAGCTACTGTATGCAACACTGGAGTCAGTATTTCATCGTTTCAAGTCTGGACACGGTACATGGTTCTAGATGCCGGAGGTATGTGTAGGATAGTGATATGttaatttcaaagtttattttccaatattatATTAGGCTAAATTGCCCGCGAAAATCGCATTGTGCATGTGTGTATAGTAGGTAAAGTAAGGTGTAACATTTCTGTATGGTCACACGTTCTTCCTATAAGCATTGCCGTCAAACCTTGTTATTTTGTACTTAGTCAGGATGATAATCTAGACatctataggccaagttcgaaactgggccatgtgaTGTCAAAAttatgtcactaggtcagatcaaagtaaaatccagttaacactttagagaccaaaTTTTccttgatctggcctagtgacatagttttttactgcacatgacccagtttggaacttggcCTAAAGACGTTTGAAACCCATGAGAACTTGTCATGACGTTTTCTTGGTGACTTCAAGGTACaattagaatctgggtcatgtggggtaaaagaAAACAGGCCACCCGATCAGACATAAAATAGGCattgtaaatgaaaatacaaacttcaagtaggagctatctatattatatgtatgtgaagttaactgcatcagaatacaagaaatgaaaaaattattaaaatatcatttcctgtaaatgagttatttgagctgaaaaaaatgatcccggatgaaatattttgaaaaaatggagacaactccgcaaagactttttgataggcttaggtgacaattgacctagtacctcatccaAACTTCCCACTTTTTACCCCTaaccatgaaaaaagcatgcatatttGCCACATGGAtaagcaacctgaatacaaaactatgtaaagaaatAGAGCATGTTAAATAACAAACAACCTACATATCATGAAATAACCATGTTACTAGGCATATAAGATTTCTTTGTAAAGTAAATTTGATAATGTCACACTTCCAATGTGTGCTTTCAGGAGGAACTATCGATATAACCGTGCATGAGGTAGATACGGATAACGGTGTGAAGGAAGTACATGCTGCTTGTGGAGGTGGATGGGGCGGTACAACTGTTGACGAAGAATTTGAAAATCTGTTAACCGATTTGCTTACAGAAGATGGTTATTTGCAGTTTAAGATGGAGAATATGGATGATTGGTGTGATTTGTGGAGGGATTTTGAGGTTACAAAAAGGGCAATTACTGCTGCAGCAAACACATCAGTCAGGATGAGGCTCCCACAGTCGCTAGGAGACACGATGCATCGGCTGAACAAAGGTAGTTTATCAAACATCATTAGCCGTTCAAGATTTACAGATGATATAACTTTGGTTCAAGACAAAATCAAATTTTCGCCTGAAATTTCGAAATCATGGTTTCACATTTCTGTTGACAAGACGATAGACCTGGTCCGAAGCATACTATCAAGGGATTTGGATATTACAGCAATTCTTATGGTGGGAAGACTTTCGGAGTCTTCTGTATTGCAGGACGCTGTAAGGTCCGCATTCAACAATATTAAAGTTCTCATTCCTAGAGAGGAATCATATTCCATTCTTAAAGGGGCCCTAATCTTCGGTCACTTACCAAAAGTTGTAACTGAACGCGTTCTAAAATACACGTACGGAGTCAGTTCGTTCGATACTTTCGTTGAAGGACATCATCCAGAGAGCAGACGTCTCAAGACGGACGTTGGTGTTGTTTGTCGAAACATATTAAGCAAACATGTAGAAATAAATCAGAGGGTAAGAGCCGGAGAGCCGCAAGTCTGGCATGCGTATAATCTCCAATTTAAATCTCAAACgcagatggaaatatctttaTATGCATCTGAAAAGCCAAATCCAATCTACACAGATCAGGGTTGTTTTTTCGTTGGAAAGATGTCAGTTGACATTTCTGATCAAAGTGACGCCTTAGATTGAGAGATATTAGTTGCTCTCACTTTTATTGGAACAGAAATTGTCGTGGAAGCCATAGATAGGAAAACAGGCCATAAACATCGACTTTCTTTGATAACGTTTCCTTGAATGCGGCAGGTACTTGTATAAGGCAAATGTCTTTGTTAATTGTAACTTGAAGGACAGAAATATTCTCGctttaacaaatcaaaaataaaattgactttaTATTCAAAGTATTAAAGGATACTTAACCgagattttcatatgttgaaatatatttgcaAACTACAGAACTGAGTTTGGAATAGATCTCGGTCAGTTTGATATGAATTTGCAAAGAgaaattatcaaaacattttgcaaatttaatcaAAAGAAATGGCCaaattaattaaatgtttgattctgaaaatattgttttcataaatGAATGATTAACATGTTATTTTCTATCCATCACAATTAATAATACTTTACAATATAACCTAAACAGAGATTATTATTATCAAGTAACAGGTGCCAATTTCCAAATTATTCATTTTGCATACACTTTTGTACAAATTAGTATATGTATAAGTCAGAAGTAGGTGGGGTACATTTTTACGACTTCATGAAAAGATGTAGGCCTTAAATAACATGTACAATTTGCTTACTAGTATCAttagaatagaaaaatgttttccttttaaaCTGAGCTACTATTTGCCTTAGATTGTGCGAGTATATGTACAGTTGTATGTATAAATGATTTTGAAATCAACATCTGGAACTTTATAATTGACCTTCATTATGTGTGTGCTTAATGTCACATTGAGTAATGATAAGCAGCAAACAATTTCATGACATAGAATACATGTAAAAAGGTTACTTTTTCTTTGAACCTCGTCATTCAAATTGATTATTACAGCAAAGGCGTTATAAAGTAAGAGAGCCTGTTTTTGTTATAATAAATCGCATTTATATTATAAGCATTAGGTAATCTACTAAAAGTATTATAGTAAGTATGTGTTTTCATGACAGCCTTGTCATTATATCATAGTTTCCTAGTACGACCCAAGACTCGTTCCACTCATGAATGATAATAATCATGTTATACTTTCATGTCAtcaacaaacaaatttcaaatacttttttttgccTATCTTTATAGCCTCATGCATTTACATGGGTGTATGTAGCGTTGCTGCTCTGAGGGTATCGAAATTTTGTGTCTAATTAGCCTGATATACTTCGAACTTTCACAGGTAAACAAACTAGATGAGcaaatgaccataaaggaagttttttttctatgacTATTTATACCACAGTTATAAGTCTTTGATGGATGTGCTATGTAGagtataaagaaaacaaattgtGTGTTTAACTCCTCCTTTTAGTctgatttgtttcaaattttcacAGATAAATAAGCTTGATGTTGAGATGCCCATAAAGGAAAGACTTTTTTCTGTGAATAGTTTTACCATCGTAATGGCCCTTTGATACATTTTGCTATGTTGAATATGGAGAAAAGTCGTGTGTAGCCAACCCCTCAAACACTATTTGTCTGATCTTGGTATGCAGATGACCAGGAAGGAAGGAAAGTTTCTGTTCATATTGTTTCAGCTGCTATGGCCCTAGGTTATATGATTTGCTATATAAAGGATGGAACAGTATGTTGGgacatctgtgtcctatggacagaATTCtagattttcatttatttatttacacttTATCAGTTAAAGGTTTTGTATTTAAGTACCATGGGAAAGTCTGCTTTGAGGATTTACGATGAAGAATCAGTTTTAAGAGACGTAAATATCCATTAAACAAAGCATCGTGGGTGGGAATAGGGCTAATTACTCAGAATAAGGATGGCGTCCAATATGATTCGGCATCTATAATCGGATTCATgagtcaaaaattatttcaatgctTATTACTTATTTTGAGTATATCATTTtcttagaattaaatattttatttagctTAAAATAGCATCTATCATGTGCATGTAGTTCAGAGTTCACTTGCTAGATAAGCATATTGTGTACTTACGGAAGTAATCATAAAATACGTGTGATTCACACTGAACCCCAAATAAAATAGAGAACAGTAGAatcttcacaggtcgctcaacacggcagaaaagaaaatgttgcaggctcggtttgattgagcctgttcatggacggtagtggaaatgcattctaccgtccacgccctctagccccgggtgagcagaactcaacatttacacatgctaaaagtacaaaaagcaatttagagacatccgcagatgtattcaaacggcgatgaagtTATCTTTACAATATgagttttaattttcatttcatatcaCACAAGAAACTATGTTACATACCTTAAGATttccgatttttttttaataagtgtTTAATTGTATTTATGCATTTAATATTTAGTTGCCAAATAAATCCTTATTTGCATCTTTGTTGTATAAAGAGTCTGATTCATTAAAACTACTGGTGATGTGAGTTCGTTGAATACTAGTAAAGGACCATGTGTGATGAGGGGTGTTTTGGGCCCCTCgatccaattttgtttttaaatgcatcattagattataaaatatgtctattttcttgATTTAGTTGCCAAATACCTGAACATATACATGCGTCCAAGTGTGAATGATTGGTTTATGAGGTGGTATGCTTAAAAAAGTGCCATACTGAAGTTATTATTTACTTACTTTAGAACCTGACCTGATCATAAATAATGATTGCTAATAcagtaaaataattcattttgacatttaatatccATTATGATACTTgaataagaaacaaatataaagggagataactcttctttACTCAAAACAGCTGAAAAGTAAGGTAAAATTGTATTtcctcaaataaaataaaataaagacacatcaagaaatgtttattgttttatatctattttagcAGGTTGACCTGATACTATAAGATTTTCAGCAAAGCATTTGATATAAAGTGAGCCATGAGAAATTCCTGTTTAAAATGCATAACTATGGTATACGTGGTGAAACCCTTAAATTGATTAAGAGTTTCCTGGACAACCGACTTCCATCCGTAATCCTAAACAGTACAAGCTAAGAGCCCATACCTGTCTCTCCTGGAGTTGTGcagttttacatgttttttttttcgcagataaacatagatatatatatatagaggatatgtgtttgttttgagggaaaattaaatatatctcactgagaagtgggaatatctcaaatattttcatgagcgcgtagcgcaagtgaaaatgtgaacattttctcactttgagatgagatattccatattcacgaaaaacaaacaaatttacattttactttatGCCTAATTACGAGCATCGAGAAGTTGGCACTgacatcgaagatcgaaattcaacattgaATATCAATTTCGTGCTAGCTTTTAACTTCTAGCCAGCTCTAAGATCGAAATTCAAGATAGAATTTCGAGCTGGAATTGAATTTCTAGCCAgatcgaagatcgaaattcaaattttctaaaacttGAATATCGAGATGGGGTTGAATTTCTAGCAAGCTCGAAGatagaaattcaaattatcaaaacatTGAATTTCGAGTTGAGCTAGCTCGAAGAcggaaattcaaattatcaaaaagttgaatttcgagctggggttgaatttcgagctagctcgaagatcgaagttcagattttataaaaagttgaatttcgagctggggttgaatttcgagccaggtCGAAGATCGAACTTCAGATTTAAGAATAATTGAATTTCGAGCTTGGGTTGAATTTGGAGCCAGCTccaagatcgaaattcaaattttacgaaaagttgaatttcgagctggggatGAAtatcgagccagctcgaagatcgaaattcagacaatgaaaaaagttgaatttcgagctggggttgaatttcgagccagctggAAGATCCAAATTCAAATTAtctaaaagttgaatttcgagctggggttgaattttgAGCTAGCTCAAAgattgaaattcaaattatcaaaaagttgaatttcgagctggagttgaatttcgagccagctcgaagatcgaaattcagattttagaaaaagttgaaattCGAGCTGGAGATGAATTTcaagccagctcgaagatcgaaattcagattctagaaaaagttgaatttcgagctggagttgaattacgagccagctcgaagatcgaaattcagattttaaaaaatgttgaatttcgagttggtgttgaatttcgagccagctcgaagatcgaaattcaaattaacaaaaatatgcatttggAGCTGGAGTTGAATTACGAgctagctcgaagatcgaaattcaaattatcaaaaaggtaaatttcgagctggggtttaatttcgagctagctcgaagatcgaaattcaaattattaaaaagCTTGGGTTGAATTTTGAGCCAGCTcgaagattgaaattcagattttagaaaatgttgaatttcgagctggggttgaatttcgagctagctcaaagatcaaaattcaaattatcaaaaagttgaatttcgagcttgggttgaatttcgagctagctcgaagatcaaaattcagattttagaaaaagttgaatttcgtgCTGGGGATGAATTTCAAGCCAGCTCGAAGTTCAACTTTTTGATAACTTGAATTTCGCTCTTCGaactggctcgaaattcaaccccagctcgaaattcaacattttgataatttgaatttcgatcttccagctggctcgaaattcaaccccagctcgaaattcaaatttttcaaaaatgtgaattc
This window of the Mercenaria mercenaria strain notata chromosome 5, MADL_Memer_1, whole genome shotgun sequence genome carries:
- the LOC123556610 gene encoding heat shock 70 kDa protein 12A-like; the protein is MKQERKFQEPCPGNNVHDAAVVAAIDFGTTYSGWAYSLRTDLEVDRTKAYSKYWNSGSTQTEKTPTCILIRPDGQTVEAFGYDAEDRYRDLTESGEHVNYYYFRRFKMSLCRKIGEKLNRNMTIEDVMNRSLPALDVFAMSIRFLKDDLLSAVQRSILGGVRKQDMNWVLTVPAIWTDGAKQFMREAAIKAGIERRRLTIALEPEAASMYCCHLPVEATVCNTGVSISSFQVWTRYMVLDAGGGTIDITVHEVDTDNGVKEVHAACGGGWGGTTVDEEFENLLTDLLTEDGYLQFKMENMDDWCDLWRDFEVTKRAITAAANTSVRMRLPQSLGDTMHRLNKGSLSNIISRSRFTDDITLVQDKIKFSPEISKSWFHISVDKTIDLVRSILSRDLDITAILMVGRLSESSVLQDAVRSAFNNIKVLIPREESYSILKGALIFGHLPKVVTERVLKYTYGVSSFDTFVEGHHPESRRLKTDVGVVCRNILSKHVEINQRVRAGEPQVWHAYNLQFKSQTQMEISLYASEKPNPIYTDQGCFFVGKMSVDISDQSDALD